A window from Cryptomeria japonica chromosome 1, Sugi_1.0, whole genome shotgun sequence encodes these proteins:
- the LOC131044990 gene encoding (S)-8-oxocitronellyl enol synthase CYC2-like, producing the protein MRIEEKPVPAPVALIAGITGLVGSALAQILLKANWKVYGVARSPEQGLFISSQTENIELITCDLTDREKTLLKHAPLTDVTHVFWLTWAAHMTYNSLESFAKGVKHRCLQTGTKHYGGPHFPFTEDSPRQPNSYNFYYGLEDVLFDAVAKKREVLTWSLHRPGIILGQSTRSLFNVVGSLCVYASVCKALHLPFLFPGTRVCWEEPTIDFSDAMLIAEQHLWAATEASAHYNVFNVINGDAQSATWKHLWPVLAHKFELQLPEDDGNLVDESMSLVDAMSDKGPVWDHIAKTNSLHCASIHDLADWWLLDVLFKVPFKLLASGNKCREHGFFNTCDTATSLAYWIASLRESKIIP; encoded by the exons ATGAGAATCGAGGAGAAGCCTGTGCCTGCGCCTGTGGCTCTGATTGCCGGCATAACAGGACTTGTTGGGAGTGCTCTTGCACAGATCCTCCTCAAAGCTAATTGGAAAGTCTATGGCGTTGCTCGTTCTCCAGAGCAAGGCCTTTTTATCTCCTCACAAACTGAGAACATAGAGCTAATAACCTGCGATTTGACTGACAGAGAGAAGACCCTCCTGAAGCATGCTCCTCTCACTGACGTTACCCATGTCTTCTGGCTCACCTGGGCTGCCCACATGACATACAATTCGTTAGAGAGCT TTGCCAAAGGGGTGAAGCATAGATGCCTCCAGACAGGGACCAAACATTATGGTGGACCTCATTTCCCCTTCACTGAAGACTCTCCAAGGCAACCCAATTCCTACAATTTCTACTATGGTCTAGAGGATGTTCTGTTCGATGCTGTGGCTAAGAAGAGAGAGGTTTTGACTTGGTCGTTGCATCGGCCGGGAATTATTCTGGGCCAATCTACAAGATCTTTGTTTAATGTGGTGGGAAGTCTGTGCGTGTATGCTTCGGTTTGCAAGGCCCTGCACTTGCCTTTCCTTTTTCCTGGCACCCGGGTATGCTGGGAGGAGCCCACCATTGATTTTTCCGATGCCATGCTCATTGCAGAGCAGCACTTGTGGGCGGCTACTGAGGCTTCTGCTCATTACAATGTCTTTAATGTCATTAATGGAGATGCACAGTCCGCCACCTGGAAACATCTCTGGCCTGTTTTGGCCCACAAGTTTGAGCTTCAATTGCCGGAAGATGATGGGAATTTAGTGGATGAATCCATGAGCTTGGTGGACGCCATGTCTGACAAGGGGCCTGTTTGGGATCACATAGCAAAGACTAATTCTCTGCATTGCGCAAGTATTCATGACTTGGCAGATTGGTGGCTTTTGGACGTCTTGTTCAAGGTTCCATTCAAGTTGTTGGCAAGCGGTAATAAGTGCAGAGAGCACGGATTTTTCAATACATGCGATACTGCCACGTCTCTTGCTTACTGGATTGCTAGTTTGAGAGAGAGTAAGATCATACCCTGA